The genomic DNA TGCTTTGCTGGTGCTTGTGCTTGGATTTGTAGGAGGTAATTTTTTCAGTTCATTTACTGGTGATGGGACGCCTGATGTGGATTTTGTACTTGGAGAGAGGAGTGGTGGAGTAAATGGTAGTGAAGGATATGGTGAAGCGGACGCCCCGGTTGTGATCAAAGAATTTAGTGATTTTCAATGTCCTTACTGTCAGAGATTTTTTGCTAATACTTTGCCATCTATAGAGGAGGCATACATCAAGACCGGTAAAGTACGAATTGAATATAAAGATTTTCCACTTGGTTCTCATCAAAATGCTAAACCTGCCGCTATTGCCGCTCGTTGTGCCGGAGCACAGGGGAATTACTGGGGTATGCATGATGTGCTTTTTCTAAATCATGAGGCTTGGGCTTCATCCTTGGATCCGAAATCTGTATTTAAAGCTATGGCAAAGGCGCTTAAATTAAATGAAAAGAAATTCGCTGTTTGTCTTGAAAGTACTGAGTTCAATGCATTGATAGACGCAGACCAAGCTGAAGGAGCTAGGGCCGGTATGACCGGTACGCCAGGTTTCCTTATCAATGGTGAAAAAATAGTTGGGGCTATGCCATTTGCTACATTCCAAGCGATTATTGATCCAATGCTAAATCCGCAGGCGGAAGAAGATACTGTTCAGTAAAAAGCGTTGACTTCAAGCATTCTGCATATATAATTCTCAAGCTTTCTAAGGGGTTTGTATCCTGTAAGCAAGTTCTTATTTACATAGTGGCCCGTTCGTCTAGTGGTTAGGACGTCAGGTTTTCATCCTGGTAACAGGAGTTCGATTCTCCTACGGGCTACCATTCTGTAATTTAAGAAATGGTAACTCAAAAATATGGCCCGTTCGTCTAGTGGTTAGGACATCAGGTTCTCATCCTGGAAACAGGAGTTCGATTCTCCTACGGGCTACCATTTTTTAGTAGTTTTTTGCTGTCCTTGTTGAACCTATGCTGTAGTTAACATCGCTTATATTAACCATTTGGCGCATTTGTGCGTTTTTTTCTATTTCTTTGAAGGCGGTTGCATTTACTATATTACTCTCAATTCTTTTAGATTCGTTTTTAAGTTGTTTATTTGTAAGTTGAAGCTCATTGAGTTGGTATCCTAGTACTGTTTTTTGTCCATTTATCATAAAATAAGCAGCTCCTATCACAAGGTTAAGTATGATAACCGTTGCTATGAGCATTTTATACCCTGATTTAACTTCAGAAGTTAGGGTTTTTTTGCGTGTTACCTTCTTTTTATTTTTGATTCTTTCTAAATCAATTGTCATATAGTAGTTTTCTCTATGTGTTTGATTCTTTCGTGCATGATATACCATAAATTTCAGTTTTCAAAGAAAATTAGTTGCTTTAAGGTGTGTATATAATTTCGTAATATACTTGTATCACTCCGCGTGAGATAGGACTTATTGTTTCAAATGCCGCTTTAGACAGGTCCAGTACAAACCTTTTATCGTATGGACCTCTGTCCGTTATACGTATTACTACTGATTTTTCAGTTTCCAAATTAACCACTTTTACTAGGCTTCCAAATGGCAATGTAAGATGCGCCCCGGTGAATTCATCTTGTTTGAATACTTCTCCTGAAGCTGTGTTTTTTCCATCAAAATAATCTGCATAATAACTGGCTCGTCCGTATATTTGAGATTCTTCCAAGTTATAGAATCTATAAATTAAATTCGCCATTTCTTGTCTTGTGATGTTTTTTTCCGGTCGAACTTTAAGATCCATATCGGCAATTAATACGTATTTGTCTTTTGCATACTGCAAATATGGAGCATACCATTCATCTTTGTATGCATCTTTAAACGGATCCTTGGTGATTTCTTCCGCTGCCCCGGTTTCGACTCGATTTGTTTCAAGCAACATTTTTATGGCCTCTGCCAAATTTACAGTATTACTTGGTCTGAAGGTTCTATCGCTGTAGCCATTTATTATATCTTCTTTAAATGCTTGCATAACGTATTTGTAATACCATGAGTCATCAGGCACATCAGTGAGATCAAAATCTTCCGCCGCCTCAGAATCCAAGTCTTCCATAAAACGTATTTCAGCGTCCTGTGATGCGACGCCTTGCCCCAGTATCTCTTCACTGAGTGTCAAAAA from Candidatus Peregrinibacteria bacterium includes the following:
- a CDS encoding thioredoxin domain-containing protein, which produces MAKRKKMKIDPWMMSTVALLVLVLGFVGGNFFSSFTGDGTPDVDFVLGERSGGVNGSEGYGEADAPVVIKEFSDFQCPYCQRFFANTLPSIEEAYIKTGKVRIEYKDFPLGSHQNAKPAAIAARCAGAQGNYWGMHDVLFLNHEAWASSLDPKSVFKAMAKALKLNEKKFAVCLESTEFNALIDADQAEGARAGMTGTPGFLINGEKIVGAMPFATFQAIIDPMLNPQAEEDTVQ
- a CDS encoding septal ring lytic transglycosylase RlpA family protein, coding for MKSNKIIRLLTILLSIILSISIYTSTVYAVLFTDIDENHPYLPAIRYLKQNGVINGYPDGSFRPKREVNRAEALKFLTLSEEILGQGVASQDAEIRFMEDLDSEAAEDFDLTDVPDDSWYYKYVMQAFKEDIINGYSDRTFRPSNTVNLAEAIKMLLETNRVETGAAEEITKDPFKDAYKDEWYAPYLQYAKDKYVLIADMDLKVRPEKNITRQEMANLIYRFYNLEESQIYGRASYYADYFDGKNTASGEVFKQDEFTGAHLTLPFGSLVKVVNLETEKSVVIRITDRGPYDKRFVLDLSKAAFETISPISRGVIQVYYEIIYTP